In Vidua chalybeata isolate OUT-0048 chromosome 4, bVidCha1 merged haplotype, whole genome shotgun sequence, the genomic window aaaaaaaatgcagcagacaaatatcaatatttttcccttttcacatCATACTTAATGCCCTGGTTTTTGTAAGGGCACAGAGAAGAAATGATCAGTCTGTATTTCAGTACTAAAAACTTTTGACTAGACTTTTTCACAGGGTTGCTATTGAAGGTAGAGAATCATAAAATGCAGACTCTGCAGCTTGCAGCCTCCTAGAATGTGAACAGCATCTTTACTCTCTGCTAGTAATATTGTTTGGCAGAAAAACATATGAGAgattgtgtttcttttttgctgtGAATTCAGGAGTGATGGCAGTCCAAggtttaaaatgtattttatgatGTTTATAAACATTGATCCTTAGAATTTTCAGAAAGGCAGTAGCTAGTGCAATTATCAATtctaaatattgaaatatttgctATAGATATTTTCTAATATGTTTGCAGATAAGGAGTTTAAAAGTCataatgttttaaaagtgattttattGTTTCCTCACTGGAGGAATTCAAAAGGCAAAATTACTAATTTCTTGACATTTGGGTTTCATATATTTTGTTGGGACAACCCAACTATGCCCCAGTCTAAAAAGCCATATATGAGATTGACTGTAAGTCATTAGTGCACTTAAGCATACATTTAATTAAACCAGGCAAGTAGTCCTATTTAAATCAAAAGAACTAAAAGTCACCTGCATTCTGTGACACTAATGATATTCATAAAATCATTTACGTGAATGCTTATTAACAGGAGCAAGACCTGATGACATTCACACACATTTTTCCTGCACAACTCTGTGTAATGGTTATAGAATCGAATTCTTTATTCATGTTTATTCATACTTGTGTAACCTGCAAATTTCTTCCACAAGCTCCAGATGTTTAGGCATCACATTCCATTTACAATGTATTCAATATATATTCAGTTTGatctatattttaaatgtgtctTTACCTTACAGGCAAAAAAGATGAATGTTTGGTCTGTAAGAGGGCTTGTCGTACTGTAGTCCTTTCAAAAGAGGTAAATCAAGCTCTAGTTTTGTTGCATTACATTGATCTGTGGTTTGCTTAAGAGCTAAactttttgcaataaaaaatgcttccttttttgtttttgccaaCTGTGACGTGAATACTTACTGATAACAGGTTGCTAAACTAAGATACTTAAGCACTAGacagttctgctttttgttgtaAATATTCCTTTAAATTAAAGCCTACGGAAACTTTAGGTTTTGAGGTACTGCTAGATTGTAAATAATTCTAAACTTTTCAAGAAGTATGGCTGGTTACTGTGTAACATCATGACTACTTGACTACGTGACTACTttcaaaatggggaaaaatgtttATTGATTTTGGCATTTGTACGTCACAGAAAATGAACTGTAATGAATTATTTCATGTAATGGACTGAATTGAAAACCTGCATGATAGCTCAGCAGTGTTTTCAAGTGGAttaggctttttttccctgttttctcttAAGCTTAACTATTTTCCTTGTGGCTGTGTGATTTAGAAAGGGTTTGAAATATTGTTGGGAATTTTTGTTATTCACTGGAGAATGAAGAGCTTTTAACTCCCTTTCTTGATTAATCATTAGGAAtctttaattttgcatttctccCAGAAGCAATCTTCTCTTTAGCTGATTCCATAAATAGGTTGTGAAAGCACTCATATTTTTGTAGACTGATGCCTACCTAAGAGACAAGGCCTTATAAGGATAAAAGAGAAACactaaaaacattttagaaaattcAATACAGCTAAACATGAAGGCCTCCTAGGAATCTTGCGCATTGAAGAAGACAatgtcacttaaaaaaattgcaacaaaacaacaaaatgcaaTTATAATACAAAGGAACAATGCACACAGTaatcaaatatgaaaaaaatcaaaaagccCTTCATAAAAATTCTAAAGGGCGTATTTTAATATGCTTTCAATATCAATGTATTGTTGCTGCAAAGGTTGTTATTCATTTCAGTCAAAGAATAATTTAAGTTGTCgaggacctctggaggtcatcttgTTGTTCAACACCTTActcaaaacattaatttttaagctACATCAGTCTTAAATTGCACCATTTCAGTAGAACTTGGTAATTTACttcaaaagcacagaaagaattTACAAATGCAATGATTGGGATACTAACAAAAATATTAGATGTTTCATTAGAACCTGCCACTTCTCTGGAGTGCTGGAAGGAAGCAAATTAccatattcttttaaaaagacattaatGATGATTGCTTATCCTTGATTAAGAACAGATAAAATGATTGGAATGATAATTAAAGATGCATATAAAAAAGTCATGGCTCTATAATTCAGGAACCTGAGTGGAAATATACCTGATAAGCTTTATAAGCTTGATGCTATGGAGGAATTCCCAATGAGAGGAGGTCCTATAAATGTGTTAGAACTCCTAATTAAATTGTATGTTGGGGTAATCAACATATACACATTAAATATTCTCATCTTTACAGTAATGCATTCTTGTCACCTTTATGTCTTCCTTCTGTGTCTCATGATCCCCACTTGCTTTTCCCCAGAGGATGGTTAAGTGTTATGATAAATCAGAATCTGGCTGTTCAGTATTTCAGAATATCATAGGAacatctgctgctcctccatgCAGCAGATAAGATATAAACAGTGTTACACAAATCTTTATTTGAAAGAGTTTTTATACCAGCATGAAGCtggttgggttttatttttttcagatctgATAGGTACTTAAGCCAAGATCATTGCTTTGGTAGAACCCTAAGTAGATTGCAAGAGCTTGGTTCCTATGAATGCATTTCATTTAAAGaagctgaatatatttttattaatatctttTCAAGATGGAAtattattgtctttttttaatttcctttactGAAATACCATAGGTCGGTTACCTGTGCTGTCTGTCTGCATTTCTCCATCTGTCAGCTAGAAATTTTTGAATCTTTGGCTGATATCAACCAAATTCAAAATTGCAGAGGGAGTCTCAAATACAATTAATTGCCTTCTGTGAGTTCTGTAAAAATTAGTAGCTGGGGAAAGCAAGGAAAACCAGTTTTCCTAAAGCATGCACAGCTCTGATTAAAAGACACAagtcataaaatattttaaaaattcaacagCTACTTTAGGGCTCTTTCCTTGTTCTAGGATAATATTCTGCTGCCCAAAGGGCAGGCAGAGACAAAGGGATCCCAGTCAGCATTGGAACTATTCTGAAAAAGGactttgaaacaaaactgatcGTAGGATGCATCCCATGTAGCTGGGAATGGTGAGAACCAAAAAGCCTGGAAAGGGGCTGCCAGAAACGTGGCTCTTGGTGTGAATGCAGTGCCTCTTCCAGGGGCCACAACATCCTCCTTGAATATCCTCTGGACACTGGTACTATCTTAATCACAATAAGTATATATGTGGGTGATATATTTAAACAAATGCCCAATGCTTTTCAGATGGTTGATAAGGCCATTAAAGAAAACTAggtttattttcagtttcttcattATCCTTCTCTAATCtgtcaatttttttatttatatacgTCAGTCAATTTAAGAAACACTTTACAAAAGACTTTATTTAATATGACTTGCTAATAAAAATGCTAACCTTggtatattttcatttcttcatagACAAGTCCTGATATTCAATCACTGTTCATGCCAATAGATGTGTTAAACAAGAAATACTCAAAAGAAATATCACAGGTGAATCTACCTTAAAACTTTTTAACTCTATATAATAATCAGCAACTCCAACTGATTTTTGTGAATGGGGAAAGTGTATGAGTGAATGCTTGAAAATGAATGTATGGCCATTACCATCTTCCTTAATTCCACAGTTTTTGAGTTCTTAAGGAGACATAAATTATTCATTATGGTCACTGTTTATGTTTTCAAACTCTCTCTAAGGACCACTAGTCTGGTTATTTTAATGGTGTAAAATCACTTTCAATGCCATGCAGTGAAAAATTAGGTCTCCCAGAAGCTTAAACGTGCCCAGATAGTGTGCCTTAATTATAGCTATAAAAAGTTACACAGTGAAAACCTGAGCTGGATACAGTCCTGAGCTGACTGTGCTCTCTCTCccttctaatttcttttttttttttttaatcaaaacacacctcttttttttttccagatagaTGCAGTAAGTTATTCCAAGGtcattttcctcctgctttctgtGAATTCCAGATAAGATTCCTTTCATCAGGCTTAGTTTCCAGTCAAGAACTTCAGTAGCTGTGTGGGTTAAATAAGTGCATACAAActccctttttctcctcatttctgCATCTCTTCAGCTTGGCTTTGGGACTTTGTGTCCTTGTCCCTCTTCCTGtgcatttcagcagcagtttcaaCCACTCCAGCAGTACATTGTCCCTGggcccagctgcagcctttgTTGGCTGCTCTCATCTCCTTGGGCTGGGACCTGCTGAACTTCAGGTGAGCTTCCTGATCCAGCAGAACAATAATCCAGGGAATATGACCTGTTTTCTCCAGCAATGGTCATGGATTTGCATTTGCTCTACCCAGGCTTCACAGACTTTTCCAAAGCTGAGCTTGGCCCCTTTCCTGAGCAGTGCTCCTCCTCAGATGCAGAAGGGACACAAGGTAAACATGAACCCTCCTTTCCTCTGTCCTTCCATACCCACTTTTTAACAGCAGAATCAGCAGTTACTCTGTAAACTGAACAAATGCAGGAAACCTGCACACCTTCAATCCCATGGGAGTACAAACTTCCATAGTGTGccaaaggaaggaagaaagagggCTCAATCTCACAAGGCTGAGGTGGGTTTTCTGTAGTGTGAGATAACTGTTGGGAACATACTGAAGTGTAGTGAAGGCATTGAGGTATATTCAGAACTTGTCCCAGCGTCAAAAGATGTAAGAGCAATTTATCTAATCTCTTATCTAATCTAATATCTTGTCACTTTGGTGGGTGCTTAGGAAAGTGTGAGAGCAGAGATGGATGTAGTGATACATCTTCAGAAGAGCCTCCCAGCTTTCAGCAACTCGTGGCACAGGGATTTCTCAAAGTGGGATTGGTCTGCATTCAGAAGCTTTGGTGGATATTTTTCCCCACATAATTGTCAGGTTGTTTCCTGAATTTCAGCATCTGTCTCATATTCTGGAAGGGAGGTGCGGCGTTGCGTTCTTCTCGCCCCGGTCCAGATGGCTCGGGAGCCTGGCTAAAGGCGCTGCCTCTTGGCTGGACCGGGGCTGACGCATGTCCAGGTGCTCTAACGCTGAGCGCACCGGTGTGGGCTAGCCGTGCTCTCAGTGTTGGTTACACAGGGTGAAGGAATGGCACACCTTgccctgcgtggctggagaaagTTTATTCCCGCGTGGTGGCCGCGGTGGAGGGTGGCGTCCATCCCCTAGCGCCTGCGTGGACAAGATGACAGCgagacaaaggaagcatggGGTTATATAGGGGCAGGCAGACAGGGGCGGGAGCCCCCTTCGCCCAATAGGGACAGGCAGCGCGGGAATGACGTGGACTGCGGCGGCCAACGGGAACACAGtaggggtgtgtacagggttctgggacaaatagggATACGGGGATGACACGGAACTCTCACGAATGAGACATGtcacaagactgacatgggaatgCTCCAGTGGTGAGTGACTCGGAGCGAACCATCGCGGGGTGaaatgggggtacacagaaccagctaacttTCATCAGAACCCCTACCTAACCCAACCCGGGGTGCAACAGGGAGGTCCGCAGGTTGTTCACTGCAtgataattatttcattttcaaggtTTTAACCTGTTGGTTTAATTTCTTACTCTTGAATTTGATTCTGGAGGAAAAAGTATCCATTCTCATGCACTATGTCTGTGCTAATCGTTAGTTTTAGACTGCTGATGCATCCCTTTTTCAACTGTCTTATTTTTCAGCAATGAAGATTCATATTCTATGTGGTCATTCTTTTACTGAAGTTCTTGCATACCTCTGAGTAATCTGAACTGTTTTCAAACCTACTCTATACTTTCGGAGATGTTGAGCAGACTCAGGATATAggaatatgcatttttttaaaggggaaTGATGATGTCCCCTATTCCATTTTAAACCAGTGGTAAGATCTGATTTACTTTTTAACTGGTACTGAGCACTAAACTGTCAAATGCAGGTTTCTCCTAGACCAAAGATCTCATTTTTGAGTGAGTGGAGACAGTTCAGAGCCATTGCTTTCTAAATGGATATTTCTTCCATCAGTTCTTCCAAAGACACACCTGATCCTTTGATGAGTATTCAGTGGGAACCTCCCAGGTTCTtccaaaggaataaaataacCATTTAAGTTGGATATTCCTCTATAGCTGTATATTCTCAGAGTGTTTCTTCCTGGTTGTCTCAATTCCTACAGATTTTCTGGCAGTTTTCTTACATGTGAGAAGAAAGGTTATTAGAAATTAATACCCATGATAATTTGTTCCTCAAGCTCTTGTCTTGCCTACCTTgtcatttttacttttaacttgTCATGGTTTATGATCCTCATTTGGACACCAGAAGTGCTTACACATCACCAGACAGTGTGTctaacaattattttttaattaacaggATATTTTTACAAGGTATATTATAATTGCCAGTAAGACAGATTACTTTTTATGTTGCCATTAATTTTATGTGTTTGCTTAACACTGATGAATAAGAAACACTGCAGCTCAACTGGTTTTCTAATGTCTTTACCTTTTTATTGAACACAGTGTTAAAATATaacttcagtgaaataaatcTACCAGCTCTACTGTAGGTCATATTGGATTAAATTAACTTTATAAGGTCTATCAGTGATAATAACTTagaatattttgggattttttttgaagaggattttaaaaatatatgttaacTGTctataaaagacagaaaactttGCATACTGTGAAGTAGTTCTTTTCCATCACTTCACTGAGGTGCATAAATGTATTTATGTGAAGCTTGATataactgtatttatttttaggtttcagaatttcaagaaaaatatcGTAAGCGTTTATTAAAATATCACAAACAAAAGGTAACTCTAATTGTGATTTTCTAggtttttgtttatatttgcCTTGTtactttggtttatttttagtattaatCTTTTATGGGAATACTTAGAATAATTTATCAGGATTGACTCATTACTGTCATTATAAATACcagtttttaattgtttaaagTCTGTGAGGTCTCTATTAATTCTGGTGACtgtttctaataaaatattctaGTTGTGAGGTGGTTAAGATTAAATGGAGAATCAAAGGACAGGGAGGGAAGAAACTAGTTCATTGTATGGAGGGAGAAGTGGAAGAGGTGGGGAGAGAGGGGTGCTAGAAGATAAgcccagaggaaaagaagaCTAGGGCtgacaaaataaatgagaagtCTGAGCAATGGGGAACAAGCCTAAGGGCTAGTGCCCTGGATTTGGGATAGCTCAGTGTGAAGGACAGAATTAATTATTCTGTGGAGAGCAGGTACTGCATTTGTGATTGTGCTTCTTCCTTTGTAGGTTGGAAGgcaaattctttttcatttttcagctccttctaaatatttgattaaattgttgaatgtttcttttatttctaagGATATGGGATGTTGCTTAAAGCTACTTGGCAGTATTGGTGACTTGACCCATGAGTGGGTGTCCCATGTATgaaatgacagagaaaaagCTCATGTAGCTGCCCAGCTGGCCATTTCATATGTGGGAAGAGTTTCTGGTGTGGTTGTCATGGAGAGAAAGCTTGGAAAATTAGGTGGTCTGTGGCccattcttccttcttctccgTAAATGCATTTTGGGATCACTCATAGTGTACTGTGTTGTGGGTCGGTCTTTTAGGGTCCTGTCCTTCTGCTTTCAAAGCCAGACCAGGGAGGAATCCTGCTTTCATCCCCCGTCTAATCTATTGTACCAACTCCAGATGGTAAAACTGAAACCTGtagaaaaagtaaaacaaatatcTTTATAGAATTCAGTATAAATAGAGATGTTATctccaaagaagctgtggagaGTTTTGATACttggtaattttttaaagttgtttacTGTTGAGACATTCACTCAGCAGTGTTTGTGAAGTATTCAGGGATGGTGCTTGACGTAAGGAAGGTGTCCAGGTGACAGTACCAAAACAGTTGAAAATGTATTTGGTTGCTGATTCAATGGCACACTGTTTTGGATGTGTTTGTTATTGTTTTGCCCATTCTGTGTATTGTGAGTATGTTAAAACTCCTTGCATTGGATCAGGGACAGGAGAGGCTGGTTGTATTAAACACCATTCCAGTTTCTCATGCTTGGCTGTCTTGTTTCAGGTCCCCTTCCTTATTTCTAGTTTGTCATCCTTGTCACTGTCAACCAACAAGGTCTCATGGTCTTCATTAAACTGCTTTCTTGCTGTTACTGTGAGTTGTGCAGGTATTAGGGTGCAGGTGATGGTGGCCACTTGCTGTCCATGTTCCTGGCAGGTCTAGATGTCCTGTTATGCTAGGATCCCAAAATACTGAAAACCAAATAGTTACTCACCTTTTCTAAGGTACTTTGGTCTTAAAATTACCCAGTCCTACAGAGTGACAGGATAAAGTACATTCTTCCTGACTGGTTCCTTTCTTAATCAAAGCTAGCTCTcattaggaaacaaaaaaacccagaatacCAAAAACCAGATCTTacataaattacattttttctttaatctgttTTGCAGAGTTTTGTACCTGCAAAAAGAGCATAGTATCTCCCACAAACAATATGATTTTATAAATCAGGTAATTTTATTCAAGGACTCAAATAATAGTTTGAGAATCATGAAAAGTTAACAAGCAAATTCCTAATTTGCCTTCAAATCAAAATATGAACAGTGTGAAGGATTAAGGTCACATAATGGAAATTAAGTATAAAACATAGATGCAGTATTGAGGCTACTGAGTAAATTTTTACATCCTACATAAAATATAGTATATGTTCACATAATGAAAGACTGTAAAAAATACACATACTAGGGAGCTGACCTAGTGTTTGTGACCTTAATATTCTTCAATTTTGCCAGCTCATAACATTTTTAATGGAGATATTTCTGGTTGTGTCTCTTAACAGAGTAGAAAAACCTTTTCACTTAGGCTTACTACAAATAGATACTGAAGTGAGCTGAATGCATTTTCAATCTGAAATGAGAAATATGGGAACAATGTATTTTGTACATTTATTGGTAGCTTTTTCAGATAACTCTTTATTAATCATaacaaaatttttatattaGATATGAAAAAtaggaagcaaaagaaaaaaaaaactatttttaagcACTTTCCTAGTGTTCATTTATCCAGTATTACCAGCATACTTAAGAAAAGGTAATCAAACTAAGTCCTTAACTGCCAAAAAGAAGCATATCTCTTCCAGACTGACTGTTTAATGGGTCCATAACACAGCCATAACAGCTTCAATAAATCTGGAATTGCAATGATGTCTTAAGATTAAAACCAATAGAAAGCAGCCTTTCAACACTTTAGAATACTAGCTGGATGAAAATGAAGCTGTATATCACACAAATAGACTTTGTTTAAATCTATGATTATCTTACAGATAGCAAAGCTGGAAGAGTCTCTCAAGAAAGTAACACAACAAATTCAACAGATACAATGGTAAGAGGTTTAATGCAGCAAAAGTAAATGTAATCAGACAACAGTAAGTTTAATTGATAAAACAataacattttcatgttttgtttgccttcctcatatgtttttaaagaaataaatgtatagAGATTTCTGACATCAGATACATTTTATTCACAATAATCAATCCTGTCAGGAAgaaatccttttattttaatatacaaCTCAGTTAACTTTAACTTAGTTAACTCtaaaaatgagtttttaatAAAGTCTAACATATAGATACTCAGTTTTATTTGCAGTTACATTACCATATTGGTGTATTTTGCAATGGACATAGCCTGGAAAATACTTTGATGTCTTTGTCAAAATACTTTGGTATCTTAGCCCATTTAAAAAGTTAGCAGAGTTTTGTGACATGTTTCTCATTGTTTCTATTTctagtaaaaattaaattcttgtcTCTTCTTGAATTACTCTCTTTTCTCAAATGTTTCAAAGTGGTAGTCAAGAGGTCACTCATCCTTATCCCTCTGCTCAATGACTCATACACCTTCATTTTTTCATCTTACTTATTTCCAACATAAAGCCAAAACTGTTATTTAAATCTCCTTAATAAGCCAGTTCATGAAACCAGCATTTTAATTGCACAGATTTGATCTTTAATtgatctttatttcttttctgtggtttgttttttttttttttttagtagactTTCCCCTGACTCTTAAATGCACataataatgtattttgctCTGTCAGGCTGCTAGGTGTAATgtaacagaaaggaaaagccagTATAAAGGAAACTCTGTATGTGGTGAATTATTGCagttgatatatttttattcattttatgcCTCCATTTTCTTGTCTGCATCTCAAATAAATAGCATCTTGGTTATATCAATTACAGAGTTCTTACTGAATTTTAGATCTTTTTTTTGAGTTCTACCTAGAGAGAAGTGTCCTAGGGCCTCTTCTTGGTTGCCTAGTAAACATATTCCTCCTATTTATGGTTCTTGTCAAAGGTATCAATTTTGCAAAGTTATTGTTGAATAGCATAAAAATGCCAACATTTCATTTGATAACTAGATTTCATGAAGTTTGGCAAATGTATAAtttcatgaaatgaaattaattttgtgcttaGCTATAGttaataattgtattttaacATCTGTTGTTCTCTAAAGTACTTTCCCATAATGTTGTGCTAAATTTGATATTGTTGGGTATATAATGAGTGCTGCAAATATTATGATGTAAAAAGCAAGTTCATAGCTTTACCAAATAAATTCTTACTTTGCTTCATGGCAAATAGTGTCGTGTTACAACCTGCTACTGATGGATAAATGCTTTGATTTTATACTTTATTGACCAGTTAGGCATGTTAACTAATCAAACCAGCTTTCAATTTAtagctttgtttcttctttcccctttaGTATGAAACCTCCTGAAAAAACGACACCATTTTCCAGTACAAGCAGAAATCCATCCAGTAAGAAGTCCtggtttaaaatattaactatgGAATACCTTTCATTGGACATAGCTGTGTTCTAATATTAAATTTCTTAATGACTTCAGTTCCTTCAAGAAAACAGAATGTTTATTCTTCATATTCTCTTCATTCAAGTCGCCCTTCCACTTCTGAAACGTGGGTACAAATTTGttaattttcaatgaaaatcttaactaatattttatatagaaaGTAACCTTTTTGTAAtgagtttaaaatattttttgattttttgttttgtttttgcaaacCGTTCAAATATGAAAGAACTGAGGAAAGTCTTATGTATCCAAGTGTACATTACAGTTGTATGGATGGTGGTTACTGGAAAGAAACTTAAGGCATGATGCACCTTATTCCAAAGAACTTTTGGATGAATAGCTAGATAGATGAATGCATAGCTAGATAGATTAGTGAGACACTCTCCattttccatggagaaaaaCTACATTTATTGTACAGACACCTGTATGTATACTGTACTTGTCTCAGGATACATGGGATGAGCCACTCCAATAagactaatttaattttaagtaaaatgAATCTATACCTTTGATTGTGACTttcttttctacaaaaaaaCTACAGATTCAGAGTGCCCTTGTTGTggatacaaatgaaaaatacacaaatatgcatttttattcagACAAATAGAGGAATAACAATGCTAATCATAAAATAACTTACTTTGTAAATGTTTTAACCAAAGCTCAGAATCACTGAATAGACTTTTCTTATTGCTAGTGAGTTTTGGAATAAGTCCTAAATACTTATGTGTCTTATGCATTATGTATTATGCTCTTCCATTACTAATCAAATTTAACATTAGAATCTAACATAATTTTAGTCTTtataatgaaaatgttatttttattacaatgtCATACTTTGACTTTTCTTGCAAGGACTGAGGCAATGGAGATTGATCCTGTACCTTCACCAATGAGGAAAgtaagtggttttttttaatacttgttTGTGTATAGTTACACACATATATCCTTTTGATTTCTCTTACTCTGTTAATGTTGCAAGAAATAGGATTCTCCCCCCATCCCATTCAAAACCATTCTGATGTGCATGATGATTTCAGATATGCTTGATGCAGGATAGAAGTCAGATGCTCcccaaaagaaaccaaaagcaaataaatcacAACATGAATTTCTGGAATTATATTCTCCACATGTCATATACAGGCTTTTAAACCTGTGATGCCAAAGTAAATGGCAAATTCTTAAAATCCCAATATTACAAAAATGTCAGTGGTCTGAAATCATTTAGACTCTGATACCTGAGTAGGGAATTGCAAGTTTTCAGTGATATTGCTAACATGAGAATGAAGGCAGGAGCTTTTCATGCTGTTGGTATCCTGGTTAGGAGAGGTAACATCCAGGAACAGCTGTTAGCTTGCAAATGGAATGGCAGCTCAGAAAACAGTGAGAGTGTCTGATAACACTTCTTATCTGAATGTGATAGGTTATATAATAAAGCTAGAATACATGTATTTCCCACCTGCCCATAGATCTTTA contains:
- the RNF212 gene encoding probable E3 SUMO-protein ligase RNF212 isoform X3; this encodes MTSPDIQSLFMPIDVLNKKYSKEISQVSEFQEKYRKRLLKYHKQKIAKLEESLKKVTQQIQQIQCMKPPEKTTPFSSTSRNPSIPSRKQNVYSSYSLHSSRPSTSETTEAMEIDPVPSPMRKLETPTGPTRLSVITPPQDGRMAGSVSYRSPQIALIRPSQSTGAGSTRSTPVVRLPHSACPSSSGSQSSRRGSWANSDFRTPQLYPFTSPSPQLSLPRQPITISGLLQRQQGSTNLGGRSAER